AAACCATTTGAAACAAACATTTTGTCCTTTCTCCTTTCAGAATTATTCGTGTTTTCGTAAATTTCAGAACGCGATTAGATTTTCATTTGCCGTTCAAATTGCATTTGCTTTAAACGCCGGTCAATAGTTGCAGAAATTGCACTGTTCTCTTTAGCAAGCCGCTGCGCATGTAACAATGAACGAATCGCTGTTTCCTCTTGCCCTGACCAGTACTCGGCTTCAGCGCGATAACGCAAAACATTGACGGTATATAAAGGTGACTGCCGCTGTAAAGCCGCTGTTTGCTGCATCAGACGCCAAACCTGCAAATCTCTTGGATTTTTGTCAATCCAGCTCTGTAATAAAGTCTGCGCTTGCCCCGCTTGCTGCTGACGAATTAACACTTCCGCCAGCTTCAAAGCCAATGCTCGGTTTTCAGGCATAATCCGTTGCTGAGCAGCAACCGTCTGATTGGCTTGGACTAACTGGTTTTGTCCCAAATAAATATCAGTTTGCAACAAAGTCAGCAGATGATGCTGTGTCATCTGAACTTTAACCTGATTCAATACCTGCTGTGCTTCGGCATATTCTCCACGTTTCAGATAAAAGCTTGCTAATGCAAGCTGCCCAGCAGCGCTGTTTTGTGCCAAGCTCTTTAGCTGAGACTCAGAGGTCTGATTGGTCAAAACAGCTGTATACCACTTGAGGATTTCAAAATCCAAATCACTCGCCTGCAGAGATTTTTTTGGCAGTTGATGCGCTCGTAATCGTGCTTCACTCATACGCTCCGTCGTGAGCGGATGTGTCAACCAGAAATCCGGCAGAAAACTCACCCGGCTGGTCGAGCGATGCATGATTTCGAAAAAATCAGCCATACTTTCAGGATTATAGCCCGCCGTATACATATATTGCATGCCGATCCGGTCTGCTTCACGCTCCTGATTACGGCTATAGGTTAACTGCTGATCCATCAACGCTGCTTGTGAACCCATCATCACGGCTGCACCGGCATCACCATTTGCCTGCGAAGCAATCGCAGCACCAACCAACACACCCGCTAGTGCGAGTAAGCCTTGCCCTTTAAAAGCTTCTTGTGAACGACTGTAATGGCGCTGGCTGACATGAGCGACCTCATGTGCGATCACGCCTGCAACTTCATCCATATTACGTGCAGTGGTGATTAGCCCTGTATTAAGAGCAAACAAACCGCCAGGCACAGCAAAGGCATTGATTTGCGGATCATTAATTAATAGCAGACCAATCGGTTGGCCCAATTGCGCTTGACTTTGCACACGCGCAAACACCTCCATAAACTGGTCTTCCAGCCATGGATCCTGCAATACAGGCATTTGCTGCTGCACCTGACGATAAACTTTTTCGCCAATCAGGCGTTCATTTTGCTGGTCAATCAACCCGATGCCCGTGGCAATTTCGGGCACATCAAACTGACTAGCTTGAGGAGCAGGATAAAACGGCTGTGCAAGCCCCATCATCGAAGCCCAACTTAGTCCAACAGTCAAGAATACCCGTTTCAATGCCACACCCAAATTTATACTGTCAGATTTAGACTATAGCATTGAAAATAGGAAAGATTCGCAAGGAAGTGTTATCAAATTTTAACGAAAATCAGGGTTCACTATATAACGAGGCGTACGCCCTTCTAAAGCATCGACCAAGTTACGATAGGCCAGCTCAACCATTTTTTTTCGGGTTTCGGCCGTCGCAGAACCAATATGCGGCAAAGTCACAACATTCGGCAAACTGAACAACGGCGATTCTTGTAATGGCTCTTTTTCATAAACATCAAGACCCGCTGCAAAGATTTTCCCTTGCTGCAAGACCTCGATTAAAGCGGCTTCATCAACGACAGATCCGCGGGCAATATTGACAAATACTGCATGTGACTGCATTTGAGCAAATTCTTTGGCACCCATCAAGGCCTGAGAATCAGCATTCAAATCAACAGCAATCACCACAAAGTCCGAACGCTGGAGTAATTCTGGAAGACCACAGTATTGCGCATTTAGGGGTTGCGCCATTTCAATCTTTTCACGGCGGTTATGGTACAAGATATTCATATTGAAACCATAAAAGCCACGGCGGGCAATCGCTGCACCAATATGACCTAAACCGACGATTCCCAAAGTTTTGCCAAAAACATCCTGGCCAAATTGTGCTGGGCCGGCTGTTCTCTTCCATTGTCCCTGTTTAGTCCATACATCGAGTTCTGTGACTTTGCGTGCAGCACTCATCAACAAGGTAAAAGCCAGATCTGCTGTAGTTTCTGTGAGCACATGCGGCGTATTGGTCAACCAGATCTTGCGCTGGTTCAGATAATCTACATCGTAATTGTCGTAGCCCACCGTAACACTGGAAATGACTTTAAGCTGCTGGGCGGTGGCCAGATTTTTTTCATTTAATAAACGCCCCGCACCAATCAAACCATCAGCATCCACAACGTGCGCACGCAACTGTTCATTCACATCACCCTGCTTCGGGTCGATTTGCACAACCTCATACACTTGCTGTAAACGGCTCAGAATTTCAGTATCGATCTGGCTAAACACCACCACTTTTTTACGCATTAGTCATCCATTGAATTAGGTTTATTTTGCATATAGTGCCACAACTGCTGTTTGAATTGCGGCTGTTGTAACATCTGCTCCAAACTCGGTAAAGCGACTCGTATGGAGTGTTGAAGATACGGAATATCGCCTAGTATGATCAAGTTTTTATCCAAACTCATGGCATCAATAAATCCCTGAATATAACTCTGAAAGCCGCGACTGTCTTGCAAATGCGGCAATGGAAATGGCCATTTCAACTCATGAAACTGGCTTGGTAGCGCTGTCTGAATATTGAACCACAAACGCTGCTGCTGCTCGGACAATACAGTCGCATCAAGCAAAATCACACAATGAGGCAAACTACAGGCTTGCAGCGTAAAAGGAGCAATTTGCTCACTATGGGTCGTCTCAGGCACTATTATGCGCTGTTCAACAACGACCGTCGCTTCAACCCGAGCAGGCACAGGTGCTTCTACTACAGGCGGCCTTTTTTCTTGTTTTTTAACAGGGACACTGGTTGTTATAGCCAGATCAACGTGTGTAGCAGGGTGCTCTGGTGACTGATCTCGCCAGAGGGAAGGACAACTTTTCTCCTGGCGTAGTGCATCTTTGGGAACCCATAGGTCGATTCCCAAGGCCGCCAGTCTACTGCGCTGTTGCCCCATCATCATACTATTTTCGTCGTCTCGCAAATTTGCACTATTTTAGCCGGTTTAAGCGGGTCACGCTGTGCTTTCTTTACTGAGCTTGGACAATTCACGTCCAGATCAAACAATCACAATACTGCTCTTTTTCTGCATTTGATCGACAATTTCATCGGTTTCAAAACCCAAACGCCAATATAGCAATTCGAGCACGTCCAACTCATCCTGCGTGATAATCCGATCCTGCCACAAACATAACTCGGCAACTGCCAAAATCATCAGTCGATCACGCAACAACAAGCCAGCAATGTCATTCAGAATCTCTGCCAAATCAATCGGCTCATCCGAAATTTCTTCGTAAAGCGGCAATTCATCTGTATTCAACACACGCTGCAAAATTTGATGACGCACATCAAACTGATTTAAGGTATTGATTTGCTGAACATGCAACAACGCATCGATCAAACGCACAACTTGAGGCTTCACATCTTCCAGTGAAGTGGGCGTATGCAACGGCATAAGACCCAGCCGATATTTGACACGCTCTAACAGCAAGGCATCTAACAGGCCAATCTCTCCATCTTCCTGAATGATCCGTGCCAACTTGGTCAGAAATTGTCGTCCCACGGTCGCAGGCATTTTTCCAATCGTCTGACACGCATCATGAAAGATCTGAATATGCACCCGCCCATCCAAATGCAATAAAGCATCAATGATCGCACGGCTGACCTCGGCATCTTGTGGAATAAACTCACGGTACTGACGGATCATCAGAATCGCCACCATGACCTCACGTGCTCCAGTAGAAGTCTGTAATGCTCGCTGCAACAGCTCAGGACGCGACATGTTTTGTCGAATCTGACGTTTTAAGGGTTTGATGGCATCTTTAATTGCAAAACTGATCGGAGATAAGCGCAGCAGGGGCAAAGGCTGAGGTGAGGTCCATGGATGATAAGTTTCCTGATCCATTTCGTCCATCATTTGCGACATGCTAAATTTTGGATGTGGACCCAGTTTCAAATTTTCCAGACGTAAATCCTGTAACAGATGCGGATTTAACTTATAGAGACGATCCTGAATACTCGGATGAATATTCAACCAGCTTTGTGGGCTTAACGAGTTGGCAAAACACATATGGGCTATCGATTCAGAGTATTCACTGTGAATCTGTGATCCGGCATGATGCACATAAATTCTTAATAAGGTCTGGATATTCGCATCATTACGTATCAACAACTTGGTTTCCTGATCGTTTCGGAAAGTGCGTCCACCCAAAGTTAAATATTTAATAAAACGAGAAATCATTACCCCTAGGCTACCCACTAGCCAGATCAGCCCGCCAGCAGCCACCAGAATCGTTTCAAACTTATTGCCGCGTTTCGATCCAGGTGAATCAAAACCGCATTTGGCAATATGACTACCCCATCGGCTAAATGTCGTCAGACCACTGTACAACACCTTTAAACGGGTATTTTCAGCCGTCTCCCCTGATAGAATTTGGCTAAATTCATGACTGAGCAAGCCATAGAGTTCCAGCTCATCCAGATTTTGTAGTGCCCCCCAGGTCAGGATAATCACCGTGTCCTGTGGCGAAAAGCCTGCAGTAAATGCATTGACGCCAACCTCGTCAGACAGTACATAGATCCCTGGGGGTTCAATACTAAAATTCTGCGCCAACTGTTCCGTCAGTCGCAAGACTGTCATTTCTTCCGGGGTACTTTCCAAGGCATTCAAGCGTCGTGCTTTGATCTGTTTGGCCAACCAATGGCCACCTTCACGAAAAACATAGAATTCATGTACCACCGATCCAAGCATAATTGAGAGAATGACTAAAACAAAATAAGGACTAAAACGATGCCAGAGGATGGGCTGATCTGGCTCAAAATAATGCACAATCAAGCCAAAACAAGCATTCAAGATAAAAATTGTGAGGATGACCGCCAATATACACATACTGGCAGACCACCTCATGTTCTTATTTTTGATTAAATAGCGACTTACATCTTTCAATGTAAAACTTCCCTATTACATTGTTGAGCCACATCATAAAGAAAAAAAGCGGGAAAAACCCGCTTTTTTTGCTCGTGATACTTAGCCTTCCATTACACCAGATAGATCAACGGATGCAGCATCAATATTTACATCAATATAGCCATCTTTTTTCTTTTTGGCTGAGTCACTGCGCTTTTGCTGTAAATCATCCAGATACTGTTCATCAATACCACCCGTCACATACACTCCATCAAATACGGAACAATCAAATTCAGTGAGATGAGGCACTTTTTTGGTTCGTACCGCATCTTTCAAATCTTCCAGATCTTGGAAAATCAGACGGTCTGCACCAATTTCTTGACGGATTTCTTCAACTGAACGATGCGCTGCAATCAACTCTGATTTGGCTGGCATATCGATACCATAGACGTTTGGATATTTCACCATGGGTGCAGCAGAAGCAAAGAATACTTTCTTGGCACCAGCATCACGGGCCATCTGAATGATTTCGTTACAGGTTGTACCACGTACAATCGAGTCATCCACAAGCAAGACATTTTTATCTTTAAACTCAAGCTCTACTGGATTCAACTTTTGACGCACTGACTTTTTACGCTGTTGCTGACCTGGCATGATAAAGGTACGACCGATATAACGGTTTTTCATAAACCCTTCACGGAAAGTCACACCAAGTTTATTACCGAGTTCCAGAGCTGCAGTACGACTGGTGTCCGGAATTGGAATCACCACATCAATCTCATGGTCTTCACCCCACTCGCGCAGGATTTTATTGGCCAGGGTTTCACCCATACGCAAACGCGCTTTATACACCGAAATGCCATCAATGGTTGCATCTGGACGCGCGAAATACACATATTCAAAAATACATGGATGGTATTGCGGATTAGTCGCACATTGCTGTGTAAATAACTCCCCCTCTGCATTGATGAAAATTGCTTCACCTGGGGCAATATCACGCTCGATCTTAAAGCCAAGCGCTGTAATCGCAACAGATTCAGATGCAATGATATATTCAGTGCCCTGCTCTGTTTCACGCGAACCATAAATCAATGGACGGATACCATGCGGATCACGGAAACCAACCAAGCCATGGCCAGTAATCATCGCCACAACACCATATGCACCTTTGCAACGTTCATGCACGCGGCTAACCGTATGGAAGATGTCTTCCGCAGTTGGTGAAAACTTATTACATTTTTGCAATTCATGTGCAAACACATTCAGCAAAACTTCCGAATCAGAATCGGTATTCATGTGACGCAAGTCAGTCTTGAACAGATCTTCATGAATTTCTTCTGCATTGGTCAAGTTACCGTTGTGGGCCAAGGTAATGCCGTACGGAGAGTTCACATAGAAAGGCTGTGCTTCAGCACTGCTTGATGAACCTGCAGTTGGATAGCGCACATGGCCAATACCGTAATTGCCCAACAATGCACGCATGTGACGAGTATGAAACACGTCACGCACCATGCCATTATCTTTACGCAAGAATAAACGGCCATCTTGGCAAGTTACAATCCCTGCTGCATCTTGTCCCCGATGTTGTAACATCGTCAATGCATCAAACAACATTTGGTTAACAGGTGATTTACCAGCTATACCAACTACTCCACACATAGCAACCTCGCAGACCAGCTAGGGATTAATTAAAAGGATTATTTGTTGAATGTTCTGACCGTGACTTCACAGGATCAGAAACGGAAGGTTGATGAGAACCTTCTTCGGACTTCATTTGTTTCCACGCTTCACTCGCCACGTCTTTCGACACTTCACTGGCCATCGGCGCATAAGGTAATAAATTCTGAATAAATTTGGACTGTTTCCAGTGTGGGGAACTTTCTACCCAAGGACCCAGTCCTTGCATAGTGATCAGTACAATCAGCAGACCTTTTAATGTTCCAAAAGCACCACCTGCCAAACGGTTTATGGGGCCAAGTTTGAGGGATTTCAACACACCATTTAAGATCGAAGTCACCAGCCAGGTACAAACAATGATAAACAGCACAATAAATGCAAAGGCCGCAATCTTTTGCACCACCGGATCCTGACTCAGTGCCTGCATGGAGGGTGCGAGCAGATTGGCATATTTTGCACCCACAATTAGGGCAAAAATCCATCCAACCAAGTTCGCAAAGGCTTTTAGCAATCCTTGTCGCAAACCGTTTAGCCCCCCAATGAGCAAAATTATCAGGATAATGAGATCAAGGGTGTTCATAATCAGGTCATGGCATCGACGCAGTCTTTGATCAGACTTGGTCCCGTATAGATTAAACCACTGTACACTTGCACGAGCGTTGCACCGGCTTGCTGTTTTGCAAGTGCTTGCTCTCCTGACACAATACCACCAACACCAATTAATGGGATTTTATTTTGCAACAATTCAGCAAAACGACTTAAACATGCTGTGCTTTTCTCGAAGACTGGCGCACCAGATAAACCACCTGCTTCATCACCAAATGGCAGATTTTTCACCCCTTCGCGTGACAAAGTGGTATTGGTTACAATCAAACCATCGATCTTGAATTGCAGCAATTTTGCTGCAATAAATTCAATTTCATCAGGATTCAGGTCAGGCGCAACCTTCAATACGAGTGGTACATAATGCTGATACTCTTCAGCCAATTGCAGCTGACGATTTTTTAAGGTTTCCAATAATTCTGTTAATGCATCGCCACTTTGCAAGCTACGCAGGTTTTTGGTATTCGGTGAAGAAATATTAACCGTAATATAAGAGGCGTAGTTATAGACTTTTTCCAAGCAAATCAGATAATCATCGACTGCTTTTTCCACTGGCGTATCAGCATTTTTACCAATATTAATACCCAATACACCTTTGAATTTTGCTGCTTTTACATTTTCAATCAGCTGATCCACACCAGCATTATTAAAACCCATACGGTTAATAATCGCTTTGGCTTCAGGGATACGGAATAGACGTGGTTGAGGATTGCCTGGTTGAGAACGCGGTGTAATCGTTCCGATTTCAATAAAGCCGAAACCGAGTGCCGCCAACGCATCAATATAAGCACCGTTTTTATCTAGACCGGCTGCTAAACCCACTGGGTTAGGAAACTGAATCCCCATACAGGTAACCGGTTTTGCAATACTATTCGCGCGGATCACGCCCATTTGATGGGCGGATTTCAGTAAGGATAATGTCAAATCATGCGCACGCTCTGGTGCTAAAGAAAACAACAAAGGGCGAGCCAGTGAATACAACATATCTACGAAAGTCTACTGCTTTTAAGTCGCCATATTATAGGCACAGGTGGTCTAAAACACCATGCTTGATCTGCCTTTATTTTTACCCGTTCAAGCCAAAACGGTGCTAATTTAAGCTAATTTTGCGAACCAATAAGCATTAAGAATCAATTGCTAAGCCAACTCTAAAAGGGTTTACAAATTTTAAAGATCAAAAGCTATTTTGTTTCTAAGCTCAATTCGTTGACAAGCCTGACTATCCCTGCAAAATGATCAGCCGGTTGCTCTTCGAGGTAAAACATCCTCTAAATGTAACTCGCTCTAAAAAATGGCTCAAGCCTACTGACCACCTGAACCATTCATGTTAAAACCACAATCAACCCGTGAATCTAGCCCAATTGATCGATCAAGCCGTTGGAATAAAAGCTTTTTGCTGAGTGGATAAACCATTGGAAATCACGGCTTGTTCATAAATGCGTGCTTCGGCCAAAGCAAATGGATGATAAGGCTGCTGGGTAAGCTGCTCTGCAATATGAGCGACCACATTCATATGACAAACCACCACGATGGATTCATAAGGTAACTGTGATAACCATTCAATCGCGTCTTTGGCTTTATCATCCGGTTTAATCTTGTCACATAGAAAGACCGGTACATCTGGAAAATACTGCTGAAGATGCTCCAGTGTTTCTTGCGCTCGTAATAAAGTGCTGACGACAAACACATCCGGCTGAATCTGATCTTTTAAATATGCTGCGGTTTGTTGGGCTTGTTGATGGCCACGCGGAGTTAAAGGACGTTTTGCATCTTGCGCTTGACCCCGACCTTCCGGTATCGCTTCACCATGACGCACCAATGTCAGTTGCATATTTTCACTCCCTGTACACGACTCAACTTCGAGTTTTTGTCGAGCCAACTAAAAATTAAATCACACTTCATGATGTGGCAGTACAAATTCAACATCACTACGATGGCCATTCTTCATCAATGACAAAGCGATATTCAGTGGCGGCGCATGTTCAAAAATCACTTCGTATAAGGCATTGGTAATCGGCATATAAACATCCAATTCCTCGGCGCGTTTGCGCACTTGCACGATGGTATTAATACCTTCTGCCGTTTGTCCCAATTCCTGTGTCGCCTGCTCTAGAGTTTTCCCTTTACCCAGCGCATAACCCACTTGGAAATTACGACTTAACGGACTATTACAGGTTGCAAATAAATCCCCTACGCCTGACAGCCCCAAGAACGTCAGTGGGTTGGCCCCAAGCTTCACTGCAAAGCGGCTCATTTCTGCCAAAGCACGGGTGATGATCATACTTTTAGTATTTTCACCAATGTTATAAGCAGCACCAATACCCATCGCCACAGCATAAATATTTTTCAGTGCACCACCCAACTCAACCCCGTGCACATCATCACTCCCAAACACACGGAAAAGTGCACTATGTAAGGCCTGCTGAACGGCATAGCGTACCAATTCAGATTCACTGGCAATCACGGTACCTGCCGGCATGCCTTGCATAATTTCTTTCGCCAGATTAGGTCCTGACAATACACCATAAGGTACCTCGGGTAATTCTTCCCGAATGATATCGCTCATAAAACTAAAGGTATTGGCTTCAATTCCTTTGGTTAATGAAATGACTGCTTGTGCACTGATATACGGTTTGATTTGTCGCAATACATCACGAAAAGAATGGCTCGGAATTGCCACCAAGATAATATCGCGGTCGCGAACAGCGGCTTCCAGATCAGACTCTGCTCGCAAACCAGGCTCTAAAACATAATCTGGCAGATAGCGTTTATTGACATGGGTGCTATTAATCTCAGCTGCAGTGACAGGATCACGAATCCAGATCATGGTGTTGCAGCCATTGCGCACTGCGATGTTCGCCATAGCCGTTCCAAAACTACCACCACCCAGCACCGTAATTCTCAAGGCGGTTTTCTGATCAATATTTACCGGTTCAACCAAATCAGTAAATTTTAATTCCGTCATTCTTGTTATCCCTAAAGAAGTCTATAGTGCTGGATTTTTATACTGTCCAAAATTGGACAAAATCTTGAGTTTGAATATCAGCCCGGGCAGGAATTGCTTTAGCTGCCGTGCCAATATAAATAATGCCCGAAATAAAGTCATGAGGCTGCAAGCCAAGCTGTTGCTTCAACCACTGTGATTCAACCACCACGCCGGTGCGCCACATACTGGCAAACCCCTGCGCCTGTAAAGACAATAAAAAGTTCTGAATCGCAGCGCCACTGCTGAGCAGTTGCTCAAATGCCGGAACCTTGGCATGGTCATGTATCTGGGTCAGTGCCAAAACCAATAGTGGAGCGCGAAACGGATGTTGTTGCACACGATCTAGCTGTACAGCATCGGTTTCACCCAAGTCTTGCAAAGCACCTGCCAAAAGCTGGCCAAATGCTGCTCGCTGATCCGCTTCAACGACCATAAAGCGCGTCGGCTTTAAACGGTGATGATCAGGTGCGGTCAATGCCGCCTGAAAAGCTCGTTCGAGTTGAGCAGCATCTGGTGCTGGCTCAACCAATTGGCCAATCGACTGGCGTTGATGAATATTGTGGTGAACTGTATCGACTGCTGAATCCGTCATTAATATTAAAATCTATAATCATTACTGAATTTAGATTAGCATATTCAAAGTGCTTTACTCTATGCCCTCAACATTTTTCAGCCTAAACGGCATGCAATACATTGCATAGAAAATAAAACTGCAATGTTCATACAAGTCATACAAACACAGCACTAGAAACTGTGCTGAAATAACCAAGTCCAAGTTTTTACGGGTTCTTCACCATGAAAAATTATTTACGAGTTACAAGTACAATCTTGCTCGGTCTAGTGCTGGGCGCCTGTGCATCAACACCAAACCATACTCTTGCCGTTCAAAAACCCAATAACCAATATGAAGTGACCGGTATCGGTAAAACCAACCTGATCGCAAAAAATAACGCCATTAATGCCGCCAACCAGACTTGTGGTAGCAAAGCTACGCCTATTGTCGTCGATGAAAAAACCACGTATCAGGGCGTACTTAAAGATCTTGTAGATGAAGAAACCGGAAAAATGGTGCAGGCTGCGAGTGGTGTCATTGGCATCTTTACCGGGAAAAGCACGGATCTTTCTCGCGATGATGACTACCAAACCACCTTGACGTTCTATTGCAAAGCCCAATAACAAAAAAACCCAATTCACAGGAATTGGGTTTTCATCATCTTAATCACATTCTAGATCTAGCAATATCCGTCTAAACGGGTTAATGGCAATTTTTGCCCAATCGCTTTTTCAATTTCAGGCAAGTAGAAGGCATCATCTTCCGACAAGAAACTAATACTCACGCCTTGGGCACCTGCACGACCAGTACGGCCAATCCGGTGCACATAATCATCTGACTGTTCTGGCAGGGTGAAGTTAATCACGTGTGAAACTCCATCCACATGGATGCCACGACCTGCAACATCAGTCGCAATCATGATGTTATGTTTACCATTTTTGAACTGATCCAGCATTTTTAGACGCTTATCTTGGGCAATCTCGCCTGAAAGCATGACTACCTTGTAGCCATCTCGCTTCAAGTGATCATATAAACGGCGCACCTGATCACGGCGGTTCGCAAAGATCATGACTTTTTCAATCGGTTCATCCCGCAGGATATCTTGTAATAAACGGTATTTGTCTTGACGTGCCACCATATAAACACGCTGCTCGACATCCGCATTGGTTTTCTTTTCCGGCTCAATTTCAACCGTAACCGGTTCAAATAACCATTGCTGTGCCAAATTCAACACATCATAACTAAAGGTGGCCGAGAACATGAGAGTCTGACGCTGTTCTTTGCGCGGTGAAAAACGTACGATACGTTTAACGGAAGGAATGAATCCCATATCAAGCAAACGGTCGGCTTCATCGATGACCAAGAATTCAATCTGATCCAACCAAACTTCTTTTTGCTCAACAAAATCGATCAGACGTCCCGGTGTGGCCACCATGATATCGACAAAATTCTGATCCAGCTGTTTTTTCTGCTTGTCAAAATCAACACCTCCTAGCAAGGTCACCAAATGCAGGTTGGTAAATTTTGTCAACTCTTTGGCATCACTTTCAATCTGCAAAGCCAATTCACGTGTAGGTGCAAGAATCAAGGCCCGTGGTTCGCCACGAAAGCGAGGTTCTGTAATCGGATTATTCAGTAAATCATTAATGATACTGATCAAGAAAGCTGCTGTTTTAC
This portion of the Acinetobacter sp. GSS19 genome encodes:
- a CDS encoding nitroreductase family protein codes for the protein MTDSAVDTVHHNIHQRQSIGQLVEPAPDAAQLERAFQAALTAPDHHRLKPTRFMVVEADQRAAFGQLLAGALQDLGETDAVQLDRVQQHPFRAPLLVLALTQIHDHAKVPAFEQLLSSGAAIQNFLLSLQAQGFASMWRTGVVVESQWLKQQLGLQPHDFISGIIYIGTAAKAIPARADIQTQDFVQFWTV
- the rhlB gene encoding ATP-dependent RNA helicase RhlB, translated to MVAGFETLNLHPQLKQAIDALGFKQMTPIQQKVLHFTLAGHDAIGRAQTGTGKTAAFLISIINDLLNNPITEPRFRGEPRALILAPTRELALQIESDAKELTKFTNLHLVTLLGGVDFDKQKKQLDQNFVDIMVATPGRLIDFVEQKEVWLDQIEFLVIDEADRLLDMGFIPSVKRIVRFSPRKEQRQTLMFSATFSYDVLNLAQQWLFEPVTVEIEPEKKTNADVEQRVYMVARQDKYRLLQDILRDEPIEKVMIFANRRDQVRRLYDHLKRDGYKVVMLSGEIAQDKRLKMLDQFKNGKHNIMIATDVAGRGIHVDGVSHVINFTLPEQSDDYVHRIGRTGRAGAQGVSISFLSEDDAFYLPEIEKAIGQKLPLTRLDGYC